The genomic region TTTCAAACGTCCGTTGATATCGTCAGACTTGTAAGTCAAGATTTCTTGAAGGACATTTGATGCACCGTAGGCTTCAAGAGCCCAAACCTCCATCTCACCGAAACGTTGTCCACCAAACTGAGCTTTACCTCCAAGTGGTTGTTGAGTAACGGTTGAGTAAGGTCCGACTGAACGCGCGTGCAATTTATCATCAACCATGTGGTGGAGTTTGATCATGTACATGACTCCGACAGAAACACGGTTATCAAATGGTTCACCTGTACGTCCATCGTAAAGGATTGTTTTGGCATCGCTATCCATACCAGCTTCTTTAACAGTTGACCAAAGATCTTCAGAACTTGCTCCGTCAAAGACTGGTGTTGCGATGTGAATACCAAGAGTACGAGCTGCCATCCCAAGGTGGAGTTCCATAACCTGACCGATATTCATACGTGATGGCACCCCAAGTGGGTTCAACATGATATCGACTGGAGTTCCATCTGGAAGGTAAGGCATATCTTCTACAGGAACGATACGAGAGACAACCCCTTTATTTCCGTGACGTCCGGCCATCTTATCTCCGACCTTGATCTTACGTTTTTGAGCGATGTAGACGCGAACCAGCATGTTGACACCTGATTGCAATTCATCTCCATTTGCACGTGTAAAGATCTTAACATCACGAACCACACCATCAGCTCCGTGTGGTACACGAAGAGAAGTGTCACGTACTTCACGAGATTTATCTCCGAAGATAGCGTGCAAGAGCCGTTCTTCAGCTGAAAGGTCTTTCTCACCCTTAGGTGTTACTTTACCTACAAGGATATCCCCTTCTTTAACCTCAGCACCGATACGGATAATACCCATTTCGTCAAGATCTTTAAGGGCATCTTCCCCAACGTTTGGAATTTCACGAGTAATTTCTTCAGGCCCAAGCTTTGTATCGCGTGTTTCTGATTCGTATTCTTCAAGGTGGACAGATGTGTAGACATCGTCTTTCACCAAGCGTTCGCTCATGATAACGGCATCCTCGAAGTTGTAACCTTCCCAAGTCATGTAGGCAACGATTGGGTTTTGTCCAAGCGCCATTTCTCCATTTTCCATAGAAGGTCCGTCAGCGATGAAATCGCCTTTCTCAACGGCATCACCAACTTTTACGAGAGTGCGTTGGTTATAAGCAGTACCTGAGTTCGAACGACGGAATTTTTGGATGTGGTAAACGTCCAATGAACCATCTTCACGACGAACTTCTACCTTGTCAGCATCTGCATAGGTAACTTTACCGTCATACTGAGCAATCACAGCCGCTCCTGAATCGTGGGCTGCTTGGTATTCCATACCAGTACCAACGTAAGGTGCTTTAGGATTAATCAATGGTACAGCCTGACGTTGCATGTTGGCTCCCATGAGGGCACGGTTGGAGTCATCGTTTTCCAAGAAAGGAATACATGCTGTCGCAACGGCAACTACCTGTTTTGGTGATACGTCCATGTAGTCAACAACATTCGCTGGATACTCTTGGTTGACCCCTTGGTGACGTCCCATGACAACTTTCTCAGCAAATGTTCCATCTTCATTCAGACGAGAATTAGCCTGTGCTACAGTAAATTCATCTTCTTCATCGGCTGTCAACCAAACGATTTCGTTCGTAACAACACCTGTTTCACGGTCAACTTTACGGTATGGTGTTTGAACAAAACCATATTTGTTCAAGTGTCCGTAAGATGACAAGTTATTGATCAAACCGATGTTAGGTCCTTCAGGTGTCTCGATTGGACACATACGACCGTAGTGAGTGTAGTGCACGTCACGTACTTCATATCCAGCACGGTCACGTGTCAAACCACCAGGCCCCAAGGCTGACAAACGGCGTTTGTGAGACAACTCAGAAAGTGGGTTGTGTTGGTCCATGAACTGTGACAACTGTGATGAACCAAAGAATTCTTTAACCGCAGCTGTTACAGGACGGATATTGATAATTTGTTGTGGTGTCAAGACTTCGTTGTCCTGGACAGACATCCGTTCACGGACATTACGTTCCATACGAGAAAGTCCAAGACGTACTTGGTTAGCAAGCAATTCACCTACCGCACGGATACGACGGTTTCCAAGGTGGTCGATATCATCTACACGACCAAGTCCTTCAGCCAAATTGAGGAAGTAGCTCATTTCAGCAAGGATATCTGCAGGAGTGACGATACGAACCTTGTCATCTGGATTGGCATTACCAATAATAGTTACGACGCGGTCTGGATCAGTTGGAGCAACAACCTTGAATTTTTGAAGAACAACTGGCTCAGTCACAACCGCTGCATCATTTGGAATGTAAACAATCTTGTTCAAGTCGCCATCCAAATGGCTTTCAATGCTTTCAATCACGCTACGAGTCATGATTGTACCAGCTTCTACCAAAATTTCTCCAGTTTCAGGGTCTACCAATGGTTCCGCAATGGTTTGGTTGAGCAAGCGTGTTTTGACATTGAGTTTTTTATTGATTTTGTAACGACCAACTGCTGCCAAGTCATAGCGGCGTGGGTCAAAGAAACGAGCCACAAGCAAGCTACGTGAGCTTTCAGCAGTCTTAGGCTCACCTGGACGAAGGCGTTCGTAAATTTCTTTCAGGGCTTCGTCTGTACGAGAGTCCATTGGATTCTTGTGGATATCTTTTTCAACAGTGTTGCGAACCAATTCGCTGTCGCCGAAGATATCAAAGATTTCATCATCTCCTGAGAAACCAAGGGCACGAACCAAGGTTGTAAATGGAATCTTACGAGTACGGTCAATACGAGTGTAGGCGATGTCTTTTGAGTCGCTTTCAAGCTCCAACCAAGCTCCACGGTTAGGGATAACAGTTGAACCGTAGCCCACTTTACCGTTTTTATCAACTTTATCGTTAAAGTAAACACCTGGTGAGCGGACCAACTGCGAAACGATAATACGTTCACCACCATTGATGATGAAAGTACCCATTTCTGTCATGATTGGGAAATCACCAAAGAAAACTTCTTGGGTCTTGATTTCGCCTGTTTCTTTATTGATCAAGCGGAAGGTTACAAAAATTGGTGCTGAATAGCTAGCATCGTGGATACGAGCTTCTTCTAGCGTGTATTTTGGTTCCTTGATTTCATATCCAACAAATTCCAACTCCATTGTGTCTGTGAAGTTTGAAATTGGCAATACATCTTCAAATACTTCCTTCAGACCGTGGTCTAGGAAATCTTTGAATGAGTCAGTTTGAATTTCAATCAAATTTGGTAAGTCAAGAACTTCTTTGATTCTTGAAAAACTACGACGGGTACGATGTTTCCCGTATTGAACGTCATGTCCTGCCAAGATGATTCTCCTTTGTAAATAAGTTCCAAGCCTTGTCAATCAGGCTTTTCTAATCGTCATATGGTTTTAAAAACCCTTATCACCGTGTCCTCTTGATAAATTTTCAGAATCTTTAAGTCTTTGTTACAAGTACTAAAAATCCTGAAAAAAAGCACAAAAAGAGCAGCTAAATCTGACTTTTTCAGAAGATTTAACTGCTGTGAGCCTTGTCTGGACAATATTTCAGACAAAACCTACGACAAATGATTACTCATATTATACCCTATTTAGCTAGATTTTTCAAGGGGATTAACAATTTTTTGACAAAATCTTTTCCTATAAGAAATACTGGCTTAATCGTAACAAAATTTGTTGCGATTTTTTCTTTTATTTTAATTTTAGGAAAACGCTTGCATCTTATTTTACTAAGTGCTATACTGATGATAGAAATTTATTGATTGGAGAATCATTATGAGAAAAATACCATCTCAAACTGAGAAAAAAATGGTCTACAGCATCCGTTCCCTCAAAAATGGAACTGGTTCTGTCCTTATTGGAGCAAGCCTTATTCTGCTTGCCATGGCTACACCAACTATCTCAGCAAACGAAAATACACCAACCACTAACGAACCCAGCAACAGAAATACGACCTCCCTTACTCAACCTCTTACTGATGCAACAAACATCGCTGGCAAGAACGAAAGCGATTTTTCTTCACCCGATAGTGCAAACGCTTCCCTAAAGAAAACAGAAGAAAAACCTGCAACAGAGCCAACTACTCCTGCTGCAACTCCCGCCGATTCAGCCCCACAAACCGGACAAGATCGTTCAAGTGAACCAACTACTTCTACGAGTCCAGTAACGACTGAAACTAAGGCAGAAGAACCAATAGAAGACAACTACTTCCGTATCCATGTCAAAAAGCTTCCTGAAGAAAACAAGGATGCTCAAGGACTATGGACTTGGGACGATGTTGAAAAACCATCTGAAAACTGGCCTAACGGAGCCTTGTCCTTTAAGGATGCCAAAAAAGATGACTATGGCTACTACCTAGATGTCAAATTAAAGGGAGAACAAGCCAAGAAAATTAGCTTCCTCATCAATAATACAGCTGGGAAAAATCTAACCGGCGATAAATCGATAGAAAAACTGGCACCAAATATGAATGAGGCTTGGTTGGACCAAGAACACAAGGTTTTCTCTTACGAGCCACAACCTGCAGGAACTATTCGCGTCAACTACTACCGTACAGATGGCAACTATGACAAGAAATCTCTCTGGTACTGGGGAGATGTGAAAAATCCAAGTAGTGGTGAATGGCCTAACGGAACAGATTTTACGGCTACAGGCAAATATGGTCGCTATATCGATATTCCACTCAAAGATGCAGCTAAAGACCTTGGATTTTTATTACTAGACAGAAACAAACAAGGAGACGATGTGAAAATCCGTAAAGAAGATTATAAGTTCACAGATTTAAAAAATCATAGCCAAATTTTCCTAAAAGACGATGATGAATCGATTTACACAAATCCATACTATGTCCATGATATCCGTATGACAGGAGCCCAACACGTAGGCACTTCTAGCATTGAGAGTAGTTTTTCAACACTTGTCGGTGCTAAAAAAGAGGATATCCTCAAACACTCCAACATCACTAATCACCTAGGAAATAAAGTAGCTATCACCGATGTTGCAATCGATGAAGCTGGTAAGAAAGTGACCTACAGTGGAGATTTCTCGGACACAAAACATCCTTATACCGTGAGCTACAACGCTGACCAATTCACTACCAAAACAAGCTGGCGTCTGAAAGATGAGACTTACAGTTATGATGGCAAACTTGGAGCTGACCTAAAAGAAGAAGGAAAACAAGTTGATTTAACCCTTTGGTCACCAAGTGCTGACAAGGTTTCTGTCGTTGTCTACGACAAGAATAACCCTGAAAAAGTGGTTGGAACTGTCGCTCTTGAAAAAGGGGAAAGAGGAACTTGGAAACAAACTCTAGATAGCACAAACAAACTCGGAATCACAGATTTCACTGGATACTATTATCAATACCAAATCGAACGTCAAGGTAAAACTGTTCTTGCACTCGATCCTTACGCTAAGTCCCTCGCTGCTTGGAATAGTGACGATGCTAAGATTGACGATGCCCATAAAGTGGCTAAAGCCGCCTTTGTAGATCCAGCCAAACTCGGACCTCAAGACTTGACTTATGGTAAGATTCACAATTTCAAGACTCGTGAAGATGCCGTTATCTACGAAGCTCATGTGCGTGACTTTACTTCAGATCCTGCCATTGCAAAAGACTTAACCAAACCATTTGGTACCTTTGAAGCATTTATTGAAAAACTAGACTATCTCAAAGACTTGGGTGTAACCCACATCCAGCTCCTTCCAGTCTTGTCTTACTACTTTGTCAATGAATTGAAAAACCATGAACGCTTGTCTGACTATGCTTCAAGCAACAGCAACTATAACTGGGGATATGATCCTCAAAACTACTTCTCCTTGACTGGTATGTATTCAAGCGATCCTAAAAATCCAGAAAAACGAATCGCAGAATTTAAAAACCTCATCAACGAGATCCACAAACGTGGTATGGGAGCTATCCTAGATGTAGTGTATAACCATACAGCCAAGGTCGATATCTTTGAAGATTTAGAGCCAAACTACTACCACTTTATGGATGCTGATGGGACACCTCGCACTAGCTTTGGTGGTGGACGCTTGGGGACAACCCACCATATGACCAAACGACTCCTAGTTGACTCTATCAAATATCTAGTTGATACCTACAAAGTGGATGGATTCCGCTTCGATATGATGGGAGACCATGATGCAGCTTCTATTGAAGAAGCGTACAAGGCCGCACGCGCCCTCAATCCACACTTAATCATGCTTGGTGAAGGTTGGAGAACCTATGCAGGTGATGAGAACATGCCTACTAAAGCTGCTGACCAAGATTGGATGAAACATACCGATACAGTCGCTGTCTTTTCAGATGACATTCGTAACAACCTCAAGTCTGGTTATCCAAACGAAGGTCAACCTGCCTTTATCACAGGTGGCAAGCGTGATATCAACACCATCTTCAAAAATATCATTGCTCAACCAACCAACTTTGAAGCTGACAGCCCTGGAGATGTCATCCAATACATCGCAGCCCATGATAACTTGACCCTCTTTGACATCATCGCCCAGTCTATCAAAAAAGACCCAAGCAAGGCTGAGAACTATGCTGAAATCCACCGTCGTTTGCGACTTGGAAACCTCATGGTCTTGACATCTCAAGGAACTCCGTTTATCCACTCTGGTCAGGAATACGGACGTACTAAACAATTCCGTGACCCAGCCTACAAGACTCCAGTATCGGAGGATAAGGTTCCAAACAAATCTCACTTGTTGCGTGATAAGGACGGCAATCCATTTGACTATCCTTACTTCATCCATGACTCTTACGATTCGAGTGATGCTATTAACAAGTTTGACTGGACTAAGGCTACAGATGGAAAAGCATATCCTGAAAATGTCAAGAGCCGTGACTATATGAAAGGGTTGATTGCTCTTCGTCAATCTACAGATGCCTTCCGACTTAAGAGTCTCCAAGATATCAAAGACCGTGTCCACCTCATCACTGTCCCAGGCCAAAATGGTGTGGCAAAAGAGGACGTAGTAATTGGCTACCAAATCACTGCTCCAAATGGAGACATCTACGCAGTCTTTGTCAATGCGGACGAAAAAGCTCGCGAATTTAATTTGGGAACTGCCTTTGCCCACCTCAGAAATGCTGAAGTTTTAGCAGATGAAAACCAAGCAGGGCCAGTAGGAATTGCCAACCCGAAAGGACTCGAATGGACTGAAAAAGGCTTGAAATTAAATGCCCTTACAGCTACTGTTCTTAGAATCTCTCAAGGCGGTGCCATCGTTGCCCCAGCTGTGGAAGAAAAACCAGAATTTGACCTTTCTAGCTTAAAACAAGAACAAGGGCAATATAATATCCAAGACAATATGTCAAACCGAGTAGTCAAACCGGAACAGCAAACTCCAGCTCCACAAACTAAACCTGATTCTGCAAAACCAGATGCAAAAGTAGCTGATGCAGAAAATAAACCTAGCCAAGCTACAGCTGATTCACAAGCTGAACAACCAGCACAAGAAGCACAAGCATCATCTGTAAGTGAAGCTGTTCAAAACGAATCGGTAGATAACTCTAGCAAGGAAAATATAGCTGCACCCCTAGCTAAACAAGCTGAACTTCCAAATACAGGAACCAAAAACGATCACAAACTCCTGTTTGCAGGAATCAGCATTCTTGCCCTTCTAGGTCTCGGGTTCTTACTAAAAAACAAAAAAGAGAACTAAACTAGCCCTCCTATAGAAAAATCCCCCAAGCCTTGACGCTCGGGGGATTGATTTTTGTACAATATTTATCGTCATAATAAATTTGAGTAGTTTTTATTAAGCCTCTTTCATGGCAAAGTAAGCTCGAACTTTTGGAGCCACTTGCGTTCCGAAAAGTTTAATAGCTCTTAGAACTTGATCATGAGGCATAGAACCAAGAGGTAAGTGCAACATAAAGCGGTCCAAACCTAAGTCTTCAATCATGCGAATCAATTTTTCTGCTACCTGATCTGGATTGCCCACAAACATAGCACCATTTGGCCCAACTTGCTCCAAATATTGCTCATAACGCAATCCCTGCCAGTGTGGACGGTCTTTGGAAATAGCATCCACCACTTGCTTGGTCGGATGAAAATAATCTTTCACCGCCTGCTCGCCATCTTCAGCAATCCAGCTCCAAGAATGGGCTCCAACCTTTAGTTCATGACTGGCATGACCCGCTTCGCTCCCAATCTCACGATAAGCCTGAATCAACTTTTTAAAATAACTAGGATTGCCACCAATAATGGCATAGACAATCGGTAGGCCTGCCTGAGCAATCTTCACTGTTGATTCGACATGACCACCTGTCGCTATCCACAAGGGCAATTTGTCCTGAACTGGACGAGGATAAACTTCTCTGCCAGAGATTGTTTGGGTCAAGCGACCTTGCCAGTCTAACTTGGTCTTTTCATT from Streptococcus mitis NCTC 12261 harbors:
- the rpoB gene encoding DNA-directed RNA polymerase subunit beta, giving the protein MAGHDVQYGKHRTRRSFSRIKEVLDLPNLIEIQTDSFKDFLDHGLKEVFEDVLPISNFTDTMELEFVGYEIKEPKYTLEEARIHDASYSAPIFVTFRLINKETGEIKTQEVFFGDFPIMTEMGTFIINGGERIIVSQLVRSPGVYFNDKVDKNGKVGYGSTVIPNRGAWLELESDSKDIAYTRIDRTRKIPFTTLVRALGFSGDDEIFDIFGDSELVRNTVEKDIHKNPMDSRTDEALKEIYERLRPGEPKTAESSRSLLVARFFDPRRYDLAAVGRYKINKKLNVKTRLLNQTIAEPLVDPETGEILVEAGTIMTRSVIESIESHLDGDLNKIVYIPNDAAVVTEPVVLQKFKVVAPTDPDRVVTIIGNANPDDKVRIVTPADILAEMSYFLNLAEGLGRVDDIDHLGNRRIRAVGELLANQVRLGLSRMERNVRERMSVQDNEVLTPQQIINIRPVTAAVKEFFGSSQLSQFMDQHNPLSELSHKRRLSALGPGGLTRDRAGYEVRDVHYTHYGRMCPIETPEGPNIGLINNLSSYGHLNKYGFVQTPYRKVDRETGVVTNEIVWLTADEEDEFTVAQANSRLNEDGTFAEKVVMGRHQGVNQEYPANVVDYMDVSPKQVVAVATACIPFLENDDSNRALMGANMQRQAVPLINPKAPYVGTGMEYQAAHDSGAAVIAQYDGKVTYADADKVEVRREDGSLDVYHIQKFRRSNSGTAYNQRTLVKVGDAVEKGDFIADGPSMENGEMALGQNPIVAYMTWEGYNFEDAVIMSERLVKDDVYTSVHLEEYESETRDTKLGPEEITREIPNVGEDALKDLDEMGIIRIGAEVKEGDILVGKVTPKGEKDLSAEERLLHAIFGDKSREVRDTSLRVPHGADGVVRDVKIFTRANGDELQSGVNMLVRVYIAQKRKIKVGDKMAGRHGNKGVVSRIVPVEDMPYLPDGTPVDIMLNPLGVPSRMNIGQVMELHLGMAARTLGIHIATPVFDGASSEDLWSTVKEAGMDSDAKTILYDGRTGEPFDNRVSVGVMYMIKLHHMVDDKLHARSVGPYSTVTQQPLGGKAQFGGQRFGEMEVWALEAYGASNVLQEILTYKSDDINGRLKAYEAITKGKPIPKPGVPESFRVLVKELQSLGLDMRVLDEDDQEVELRDLDEGMDEDVIHVDDLEKAREKAAQEAKAAFEAEEAEKATKAEATEETAE
- a CDS encoding pullulanase gives rise to the protein MRKIPSQTEKKMVYSIRSLKNGTGSVLIGASLILLAMATPTISANENTPTTNEPSNRNTTSLTQPLTDATNIAGKNESDFSSPDSANASLKKTEEKPATEPTTPAATPADSAPQTGQDRSSEPTTSTSPVTTETKAEEPIEDNYFRIHVKKLPEENKDAQGLWTWDDVEKPSENWPNGALSFKDAKKDDYGYYLDVKLKGEQAKKISFLINNTAGKNLTGDKSIEKLAPNMNEAWLDQEHKVFSYEPQPAGTIRVNYYRTDGNYDKKSLWYWGDVKNPSSGEWPNGTDFTATGKYGRYIDIPLKDAAKDLGFLLLDRNKQGDDVKIRKEDYKFTDLKNHSQIFLKDDDESIYTNPYYVHDIRMTGAQHVGTSSIESSFSTLVGAKKEDILKHSNITNHLGNKVAITDVAIDEAGKKVTYSGDFSDTKHPYTVSYNADQFTTKTSWRLKDETYSYDGKLGADLKEEGKQVDLTLWSPSADKVSVVVYDKNNPEKVVGTVALEKGERGTWKQTLDSTNKLGITDFTGYYYQYQIERQGKTVLALDPYAKSLAAWNSDDAKIDDAHKVAKAAFVDPAKLGPQDLTYGKIHNFKTREDAVIYEAHVRDFTSDPAIAKDLTKPFGTFEAFIEKLDYLKDLGVTHIQLLPVLSYYFVNELKNHERLSDYASSNSNYNWGYDPQNYFSLTGMYSSDPKNPEKRIAEFKNLINEIHKRGMGAILDVVYNHTAKVDIFEDLEPNYYHFMDADGTPRTSFGGGRLGTTHHMTKRLLVDSIKYLVDTYKVDGFRFDMMGDHDAASIEEAYKAARALNPHLIMLGEGWRTYAGDENMPTKAADQDWMKHTDTVAVFSDDIRNNLKSGYPNEGQPAFITGGKRDINTIFKNIIAQPTNFEADSPGDVIQYIAAHDNLTLFDIIAQSIKKDPSKAENYAEIHRRLRLGNLMVLTSQGTPFIHSGQEYGRTKQFRDPAYKTPVSEDKVPNKSHLLRDKDGNPFDYPYFIHDSYDSSDAINKFDWTKATDGKAYPENVKSRDYMKGLIALRQSTDAFRLKSLQDIKDRVHLITVPGQNGVAKEDVVIGYQITAPNGDIYAVFVNADEKAREFNLGTAFAHLRNAEVLADENQAGPVGIANPKGLEWTEKGLKLNALTATVLRISQGGAIVAPAVEEKPEFDLSSLKQEQGQYNIQDNMSNRVVKPEQQTPAPQTKPDSAKPDAKVADAENKPSQATADSQAEQPAQEAQASSVSEAVQNESVDNSSKENIAAPLAKQAELPNTGTKNDHKLLFAGISILALLGLGFLLKNKKEN
- a CDS encoding LLM class flavin-dependent oxidoreductase, whose amino-acid sequence is MVELGISTFGETTELEGTGKTYSHAERIRQLVAEIELADKVGLDVYGIGEHHRADFAISAPEIVLAAGAVNTKKIRLTSAVSILSSMDPIRLFQQYATIDALSNGRAEIMAGRGSFTESFPLFGYDLKDYEALFDEKLDLLQLVNEKTKLDWQGRLTQTISGREVYPRPVQDKLPLWIATGGHVESTVKIAQAGLPIVYAIIGGNPSYFKKLIQAYREIGSEAGHASHELKVGAHSWSWIAEDGEQAVKDYFHPTKQVVDAISKDRPHWQGLRYEQYLEQVGPNGAMFVGNPDQVAEKLIRMIEDLGLDRFMLHLPLGSMPHDQVLRAIKLFGTQVAPKVRAYFAMKEA